From a region of the Cytophagia bacterium CHB2 genome:
- a CDS encoding 5-(carboxyamino)imidazole ribonucleotide synthase, with product DSPTGQIADREIVAPYDDLDAVRDFVRDVSVVTFEFENISAAAAAVAAAYVPVHPSAEVLHITQNRLREKIFLANAGFPVAPFQPVKSLSDLQTALHKIGFPAVLKTASFGYDGKGQSKINSMEDASESFDFLEEKEGVLEAFADFSKEVSVVAARGLDGTFVHYGVMENSHRHHILDITLAPGRVSPRVAKDAVEIAHGILEKLKVVGVLCVEFFVTKDDKLLVNELAPRPHNSGHLTIEACVTSQFEQQLRAVCGLPLGSTQQLRPAAMANLLGELWENGEPNWPAVAAFPEVKLHLYGKLGARIGRKMGHLTALADSVEAAHARVVAAREALIK from the coding sequence GGATTCGCCCACGGGCCAAATCGCGGACCGCGAAATCGTTGCGCCGTACGATGATCTCGATGCGGTACGGGATTTCGTGCGTGATGTCAGCGTGGTGACGTTTGAATTCGAGAATATTTCCGCCGCCGCTGCCGCGGTTGCTGCGGCGTATGTGCCGGTGCATCCCAGCGCGGAAGTGCTGCACATTACACAAAATCGCTTGCGCGAAAAAATATTTCTGGCCAACGCCGGTTTTCCGGTGGCGCCGTTTCAGCCGGTCAAGTCTTTGTCAGATTTGCAGACGGCTTTGCACAAAATTGGTTTTCCCGCGGTGCTTAAAACCGCCAGCTTTGGTTATGACGGCAAGGGCCAATCCAAAATCAATTCGATGGAAGACGCGAGCGAGTCGTTTGATTTTTTGGAAGAAAAGGAGGGTGTGCTGGAAGCGTTTGCGGATTTCAGCAAGGAAGTTTCAGTGGTGGCGGCGCGCGGCCTTGACGGCACATTTGTGCACTATGGCGTCATGGAGAATTCGCATCGCCATCATATTCTCGATATCACGCTCGCGCCCGGCCGGGTGTCACCCAGAGTGGCGAAAGACGCGGTTGAGATCGCGCACGGCATTTTGGAGAAGCTCAAAGTGGTGGGAGTTTTGTGTGTGGAATTTTTTGTGACGAAGGACGACAAGCTTTTGGTAAACGAGCTCGCCCCGCGCCCGCATAACTCTGGCCATTTGACGATTGAAGCGTGCGTCACCAGTCAATTTGAGCAGCAATTGCGCGCGGTGTGCGGCTTGCCGCTGGGTTCTACGCAGCAGTTACGCCCGGCAGCCATGGCGAATTTGCTCGGCGAATTGTGGGAAAATGGCGAGCCGAACTGGCCGGCGGTTGCGGCGTTTCCTGAAGTAAAGCTTCATCTCTATGGCAAGTTGGGTGCGCGCATCGGCCGCAAGATGGGCCACCTCACCGCGCTGGCAGACTCGGTTGAAGCAGCGCATGCGCGCGTAGTCGCGGCGCGCGAGGCATTGATCAAGTGA
- a CDS encoding ABC transporter ATP-binding protein encodes MHAIITTSNLTKRFGELLALDQVSIAVAPGTVFGFLGPNGAGKTTAVRLLNGLLQPSAGEAFVLGHNIATESDQIRARCGVQTDTNLYDKLSAHDNLEVWGMLYGLAGSRLAARIATLLEMFELTDRRDTLVGGFSKGMKQKLAIARALIHDPEILFLDEPTAGLDPEASEDLLLYLRKFIADKKRTVFLCSHRLEEVEFLCEAIAIIHRGRMLASGTISALRAQLWPELSFRIRLLHLHTEILAALNRQGYAAHVDEQDHSLNVALKNETEIANIVKLLVQAGAEILAVQEERPSLKDIYFALMPRENHGHSPD; translated from the coding sequence ATGCATGCGATCATCACGACCTCGAATTTGACGAAACGCTTTGGCGAACTCCTGGCCCTTGATCAGGTAAGCATTGCTGTTGCGCCGGGAACGGTGTTCGGTTTTCTCGGTCCCAACGGCGCGGGCAAAACCACGGCCGTGCGCCTGTTGAACGGCTTATTGCAACCCAGCGCCGGCGAGGCGTTTGTGCTCGGCCATAATATCGCGACAGAAAGCGACCAGATTCGCGCGCGTTGCGGCGTGCAAACCGATACCAATCTTTATGATAAACTTTCGGCGCACGATAACTTGGAAGTCTGGGGCATGCTTTACGGCTTGGCAGGAAGCCGGCTTGCCGCGCGCATTGCAACCTTGCTTGAGATGTTCGAGCTGACGGACAGGCGTGACACGCTGGTGGGCGGTTTCAGCAAGGGCATGAAACAGAAGCTGGCCATCGCGCGCGCGTTGATACATGATCCTGAAATTTTGTTTCTCGATGAGCCGACCGCCGGCCTCGATCCCGAAGCGTCGGAAGATCTTTTGCTTTATTTGCGCAAATTCATTGCTGACAAAAAGCGCACGGTATTCCTGTGCTCGCATCGCCTCGAAGAAGTCGAGTTTCTGTGCGAAGCTATCGCGATCATCCATCGCGGCCGCATGCTGGCGAGCGGAACGATCTCAGCTTTGCGCGCGCAGCTTTGGCCGGAGTTGTCGTTTCGCATCCGCTTGCTTCACCTGCACACGGAGATTCTTGCTGCACTCAACCGGCAAGGCTACGCGGCGCACGTTGATGAACAAGATCACAGCCTCAACGTCGCGCTCAAAAACGAAACGGAGATTGCCAACATTGTCAAGCTATTGGTGCAAGCCGGCGCAGAGATTTTGGCCGTCCAGGAAGAGCGGCCGTCATTGAAGGATATTTATTTTGCCCTCATGCCGCGGGAGAATCATGGACATTCGCCGGATTAA